The proteins below come from a single Bacillus horti genomic window:
- a CDS encoding MFS transporter — protein MRRLIWMSCFAYLLAGFGHIIIGTVLEPMIEHYNLDYSDGGQLIMNQFLGFLVGVLFAPMIIKKIGRKATLFIALFLFAVVQLGLFLLLPWTVLLLLVPLGGAGFGMIETVLAGMIIAELKEKKASIMVLTELFFGIGALTVPIMAAVFIATGYWNSIFMAVSIIVMIGFVLWLFLRFGEYESILNKKPVNIKNNEDVIPKVRYAKPSIPLLWIGSLFFFLYVGVEMTFPNYLPSILSMTSTLSASTLALSITVFWGAMTLGRLIMIFIVDRIGIWKLFLITVTGQMITLGLFAMSPNTIISFITIFLAGFIMGGIFALGLLVINTGIPGLEDRTTSLLIAMGGLGGALLPRLAGSLLDNYPVEVTLWVLFGFAVIMTFLMSIIYRLSKKLYQQTVHKKPA, from the coding sequence ATGAGAAGACTGATTTGGATGTCATGCTTTGCTTATTTATTGGCAGGCTTCGGACACATTATTATCGGTACGGTTTTGGAGCCGATGATTGAACATTATAACCTAGACTATAGTGATGGCGGACAGCTCATTATGAATCAATTTTTAGGTTTTTTGGTGGGAGTTCTTTTTGCTCCAATGATTATAAAAAAAATTGGTCGAAAAGCCACACTATTCATTGCTCTTTTTCTATTTGCCGTTGTGCAGTTAGGGCTATTTTTACTTCTACCATGGACCGTACTTTTGCTTCTGGTTCCGCTTGGTGGAGCAGGGTTTGGAATGATTGAAACGGTGTTGGCGGGTATGATTATTGCCGAACTTAAGGAGAAAAAAGCTTCAATAATGGTCTTAACTGAACTATTTTTCGGTATAGGTGCATTGACTGTGCCAATCATGGCTGCTGTATTTATAGCTACAGGTTATTGGAATAGCATTTTTATGGCTGTCTCTATTATTGTTATGATAGGTTTTGTGCTTTGGCTCTTTTTGCGCTTTGGAGAATATGAGTCCATTCTTAATAAAAAGCCGGTCAACATAAAAAACAATGAGGATGTCATACCAAAGGTTCGCTATGCTAAGCCGTCCATCCCACTTCTTTGGATTGGCTCCTTATTTTTCTTTCTTTATGTAGGTGTTGAGATGACGTTTCCTAACTACCTACCTTCTATTTTATCGATGACATCTACTTTGTCGGCTTCTACACTAGCTTTAAGTATCACTGTCTTTTGGGGAGCTATGACATTGGGACGTTTAATCATGATTTTTATTGTGGATCGGATAGGAATATGGAAGCTATTTCTTATCACTGTTACGGGCCAAATGATTACTCTTGGACTGTTTGCTATGTCACCCAACACTATTATTAGCTTTATTACTATTTTCTTAGCTGGTTTTATTATGGGAGGTATTTTTGCCCTAGGTTTATTAGTCATTAACACTGGAATACCAGGTCTTGAAGACCGAACAACAAGTCTGTTAATCGCTATGGGAGGATTAGGCGGTGCCTTGTTACCAAGACTAGCGGGAAGCTTGCTAGATAACTATCCGGTTGAAGTTACGTTATGGGTACTGTTTGGATTTGCTGTGATCATGACTTTCCTTATGAGCATCATATATCGACTAAGTAAAAAGCTATATCAACAAACTGTTCATAAAAAGCCTGCTTGA
- a CDS encoding ROK family protein: MEKANGKVIKKQNLNHLRKELKRIGTATKAILSQNTGLSVVTVNSLLAELLETGEVKEDKIVPSGGGRPALTYSYNPNFRLAIVLLLNENHGEDMLVVHVVNLFGERIFKEEHVMPHYDYRQFDNVITKVISEFPKISAIGIGIPGQSIDGQITVSSHKNLIGVQLLKHLENTYQLPILLENDINAALKGYCSTHQMTNQDNLVVGLYFPKHHPPGMAIYRNGYIEKGQYGMAGEIKFLPLQIDWKSVLSDEDFIQVFCQITHITNVILAPHKIVIYQNKIADRLLSEQWQSYLMNHYMPSTPEMAFLHSFELDFYKGVKTSILQQIEEDILY, encoded by the coding sequence ATGGAAAAAGCAAATGGTAAAGTAATTAAAAAGCAGAATTTAAATCATCTGCGTAAGGAGCTTAAAAGAATAGGGACTGCTACCAAGGCTATTTTATCTCAGAACACAGGCTTAAGCGTAGTTACTGTTAACTCTCTTCTAGCAGAACTCCTTGAGACTGGCGAAGTAAAGGAAGACAAGATTGTACCATCAGGTGGTGGAAGGCCAGCGTTAACGTACTCCTATAATCCTAACTTCCGATTAGCTATTGTGCTTCTCTTAAACGAAAATCACGGTGAAGATATGCTTGTAGTTCACGTGGTCAATTTGTTTGGGGAGCGCATATTTAAAGAGGAGCATGTGATGCCTCATTATGACTATAGGCAGTTTGATAACGTCATCACAAAAGTAATTTCCGAGTTCCCTAAAATCTCTGCTATTGGAATAGGGATTCCTGGTCAATCTATAGATGGGCAAATTACCGTCAGCAGTCATAAAAATCTTATTGGTGTACAACTATTGAAGCATCTAGAGAACACTTATCAATTACCCATTTTATTGGAGAATGATATCAATGCCGCACTTAAGGGATATTGTTCAACACATCAGATGACGAATCAGGATAATTTGGTTGTTGGACTATATTTTCCTAAGCATCATCCCCCAGGAATGGCCATCTACCGTAACGGTTACATTGAAAAAGGTCAGTATGGGATGGCAGGAGAAATTAAATTCCTCCCTCTGCAGATCGATTGGAAAAGTGTTTTATCAGATGAAGATTTCATCCAAGTGTTTTGTCAAATTACCCACATTACAAATGTTATCCTGGCCCCTCACAAAATTGTTATTTATCAAAATAAAATAGCAGATCGTCTATTATCGGAGCAATGGCAATCCTATCTAATGAATCACTACATGCCATCTACACCAGAAATGGCTTTTCTGCATTCATTTGAACTAGATTTTTATAAGGGAGTAAAGACTAGCATCCTACAACAAATAGAAGAAGACATACTCTATTAA
- a CDS encoding aminopeptidase: protein MIKGKYELVSEEQLKKYAELAVRVGVNVQKNQLVIIHSDIENVTFARLIQTAAYNAGASNVVMDWTDEQSTKEFYLHAADDAIDHFPDWQAARFKEWDDAGAAYIRIISENLDVFKEVSPERMSRFQKASRTKLKAYYAKTRSHEVRWCLLAVPSFAWASKVFLHLSTEDALQSLWQLILQGARADGKNPIKDWENHDRAFESRKKILNDSQFEALHFTNSRGTDLLVGMPKNHLYIGGGVIDKKGIPFFPNIPTEEIFSAPHKNKVNGKLVATKPLIYGGSVIDDFYLTFKDGRITDYYAATGQEALQSLIETDEGSNYLGEIALVSNNSPLSQADTLFYNTLFDENTACHIGIGNASPSNLQNGSNLSEEELKEAGLNTSLLLVNVTFGTKDMKVVGIKEDRTEVLLMKDGDFQF, encoded by the coding sequence ATGATTAAAGGGAAATATGAGCTTGTTAGTGAAGAACAGTTGAAAAAATATGCAGAGCTTGCTGTACGGGTGGGTGTAAATGTGCAAAAGAATCAATTAGTGATTATTCATAGTGACATAGAAAATGTTACGTTTGCACGCCTAATCCAAACAGCAGCTTATAATGCGGGAGCTTCAAATGTGGTTATGGATTGGACGGATGAACAGTCTACCAAAGAATTTTATTTACATGCAGCAGATGATGCCATCGATCACTTTCCCGACTGGCAAGCTGCACGCTTTAAGGAGTGGGACGATGCGGGTGCTGCTTACATCCGTATTATTTCTGAAAACTTGGATGTCTTTAAGGAGGTTTCCCCAGAACGGATGAGCCGCTTCCAAAAGGCCTCTCGCACCAAGTTGAAGGCTTATTACGCAAAGACTAGATCCCACGAGGTACGCTGGTGTCTTCTAGCTGTCCCGTCCTTTGCATGGGCATCTAAAGTATTTCTCCACTTAAGTACAGAAGACGCTTTGCAATCATTATGGCAATTAATCTTACAAGGAGCTCGGGCAGATGGAAAAAATCCTATAAAAGACTGGGAAAATCATGACAGAGCCTTCGAGTCCCGGAAAAAAATCCTAAACGACAGCCAGTTTGAAGCCCTGCATTTTACGAATAGCCGAGGAACTGATTTATTAGTCGGCATGCCTAAAAATCACCTCTATATCGGCGGGGGAGTTATAGATAAAAAGGGAATACCGTTCTTTCCGAACATTCCCACGGAGGAAATATTTTCCGCTCCCCATAAAAATAAGGTAAATGGCAAACTAGTAGCCACTAAACCGCTTATCTATGGGGGAAGTGTCATCGATGATTTTTACCTAACCTTTAAAGATGGACGGATTACTGACTATTATGCCGCCACTGGGCAAGAAGCGTTACAAAGTCTCATCGAAACAGATGAAGGTTCAAATTATCTAGGTGAAATTGCCTTGGTCTCTAACAATTCTCCTCTTTCTCAGGCAGATACTCTCTTTTACAACACCTTGTTTGATGAAAATACGGCCTGCCATATTGGAATCGGAAACGCCTCCCCTTCTAACCTTCAAAATGGTAGCAACCTATCGGAGGAAGAGTTGAAAGAAGCTGGCCTTAATACTTCACTCCTGTTAGTCAATGTGACCTTTGGTACCAAAGATATGAAAGTAGTAGGTATTAAAGAAGATAGAACTGAAGTCCTGTTAATGAAAGATGGGGATTTCCAATTCTAA
- a CDS encoding zinc dependent phospholipase C family protein: MGSRMMHLIIANRIAERLSIEDRTAFLFGSIAPDAVSTKDISHFFKGDVQDYTRYIDYKGFLERYSSHANDLFILGYYTHLIADDIWLKGFYLPWLRNRLEADKGLLEVYHNDFRLLNGMLLKYYGCTDELKNQLSFKPEILDIHEVSANNVERFIPYVLGDLEYNKQDIDAKLNVFTLNQIIGYIETSIDIGLLNMNKILHNKK; the protein is encoded by the coding sequence ATGGGGTCAAGGATGATGCATTTGATTATTGCTAATCGAATAGCAGAACGTTTATCGATCGAAGATAGAACCGCATTTTTATTTGGAAGCATTGCTCCAGATGCTGTTTCAACAAAAGATATATCCCATTTCTTTAAGGGAGACGTACAAGATTATACAAGATACATAGATTATAAAGGATTTTTGGAAAGGTACAGCTCACATGCAAATGACCTTTTTATATTGGGTTATTATACCCATTTAATTGCTGATGATATATGGCTAAAAGGATTTTATCTTCCTTGGTTAAGAAACAGACTGGAAGCAGATAAAGGCCTTCTAGAGGTATACCACAATGATTTTCGATTGCTAAATGGAATGCTTTTAAAATACTACGGATGTACAGATGAATTGAAAAATCAACTTAGTTTTAAGCCTGAAATTCTTGATATACATGAGGTTTCAGCCAATAATGTTGAACGGTTTATCCCTTATGTGCTAGGAGATTTAGAATATAACAAGCAAGACATAGATGCGAAGCTCAACGTTTTTACATTAAATCAGATCATTGGCTATATAGAGACTTCAATTGATATAGGGCTATTGAATATGAACAAAATTTTACATAATAAAAAATAG